The Cellulophaga sp. L1A9 genome window below encodes:
- the yidC gene encoding membrane protein insertase YidC, whose translation MEEKKLDVKSIIGFVLIFGILLFMFWQNQPSDEEVAAKKVEQEQVDAKAKEEKVEANTEQKAPVLNLQDSTAVANYKGTIGAFAFTKPSEETTVLENSLVYLKISNKGGQIIEAKMKNFTTYDSIPVYLVKDGNASFALNFSTNDNRTLNTADLFFEPSLTTSGENQVLSMKAKISENQFLEYRYEMKPDDYLLDFSIKSQGLSSVINNTKPINLDWKLKAIRHSKSIKYSNRYTRLTYSHEDGKISKLSDSSDEDEETEENVKWLSYRQHFFSSILVTDTPFKTANLFSRNLVEEESHTQKYMKDYASDMPLELEGGELSYAMNWYYGPTDVKVLAQYKELNLEDSIPFGWGIFGLINRYVFTPLFTFLSGMLPAGIAIIIMTIMVRLAMSPVTYKSYLSQAKMKVLKPEIAEINEKYKDNAMKKQQETMKLNNKAGVSPLSGCIPALIQMPIFYALFSFFPTSFALRQKPFLWADDLSSYDVIAQLPFTIPVYGDHVSLFPILASIAIFFYMMMTTGQNMTQQPGMPNMKFIMYLSPLMMLVFFNGYASGLSLYYFISNLITIFIMLAIKNFILDDAKIHAQIQENKKKPKKENKFQRKMREMMEQAETQKNAKK comes from the coding sequence ATGGAAGAAAAGAAATTAGACGTCAAGTCAATAATTGGTTTTGTATTGATTTTTGGAATTTTGCTTTTTATGTTTTGGCAAAACCAACCATCAGACGAAGAAGTAGCAGCAAAAAAAGTAGAGCAAGAACAGGTTGATGCTAAAGCAAAAGAAGAAAAAGTTGAAGCGAATACAGAACAAAAAGCACCTGTATTAAATTTACAAGATTCTACTGCAGTAGCTAACTATAAAGGAACCATTGGTGCTTTTGCATTTACAAAACCATCAGAAGAAACGACAGTTTTAGAAAACAGTCTGGTTTATTTGAAAATTAGCAATAAAGGAGGGCAAATTATAGAGGCTAAAATGAAAAATTTTACCACCTATGATTCAATACCTGTTTATTTGGTAAAAGACGGGAATGCTTCTTTTGCATTAAATTTTTCTACAAATGATAATCGCACCTTAAATACTGCCGATTTATTCTTTGAACCTTCATTAACTACGAGTGGAGAGAATCAAGTGCTTTCTATGAAAGCCAAAATTTCTGAAAACCAGTTTTTAGAATATCGATATGAAATGAAACCGGATGATTATTTATTAGATTTTTCTATTAAATCTCAAGGACTAAGTAGTGTTATAAATAATACCAAGCCTATTAATTTAGATTGGAAATTAAAAGCGATTCGCCATTCTAAAAGCATCAAATATTCCAACAGATATACGAGACTAACGTATAGTCATGAGGATGGGAAAATAAGTAAATTATCAGATAGTAGTGATGAGGATGAAGAAACAGAAGAAAACGTAAAATGGTTATCCTACCGTCAGCATTTCTTTAGTTCTATTTTGGTTACAGATACGCCTTTTAAAACAGCAAATTTGTTTTCTAGGAATTTGGTGGAAGAAGAATCGCATACGCAAAAGTATATGAAAGATTATGCTTCTGATATGCCCTTGGAATTAGAAGGTGGTGAGTTGAGCTATGCAATGAATTGGTATTATGGACCTACGGATGTAAAAGTATTGGCACAGTACAAAGAATTAAATTTAGAAGATTCTATTCCTTTTGGTTGGGGGATCTTTGGATTGATTAACAGGTATGTGTTTACGCCGTTATTTACTTTTTTAAGCGGAATGTTACCTGCGGGGATCGCAATTATCATTATGACTATAATGGTACGTTTAGCAATGTCTCCGGTGACGTACAAATCGTACTTATCTCAAGCTAAAATGAAGGTATTAAAACCTGAAATTGCAGAGATTAACGAAAAGTATAAGGATAATGCAATGAAAAAACAGCAGGAAACAATGAAGCTGAATAACAAAGCAGGCGTAAGTCCGCTAAGTGGTTGTATCCCGGCGTTAATTCAAATGCCTATTTTTTATGCACTTTTCAGTTTCTTTCCAACTTCTTTTGCATTGCGTCAAAAACCATTTTTATGGGCAGATGATTTGTCGTCTTATGATGTAATAGCGCAGTTGCCATTTACAATACCTGTTTATGGGGATCACGTGAGTTTGTTCCCGATTTTAGCATCTATTGCAATTTTCTTTTATATGATGATGACTACGGGTCAGAATATGACACAACAACCAGGGATGCCAAACATGAAGTTTATTATGTATTTGTCTCCACTTATGATGTTGGTATTCTTCAACGGGTATGCTAGTGGATTGAGTTTGTATTATTTCATCTCTAACTTAATTACCATATTTATTATGTTAGCGATAAAGAATTTTATTCTTGATGATGCTAAAATTCATGCGCAAATTCAAGAAAATAAGAAGAAGCCTAAAAAAGAAAATAAGTTTCAACGTAAAATGCGTGAAATGATGGAACAGGCTGAAACTCAAAAGAACGCTAAGAAATAA
- a CDS encoding DUF3820 family protein codes for MEIKPDTRKLIELAHYRMPFGKYKGRYLVALPEPYLIWFQQKGFPEGKLGDLLKAMTEIKINGLEGLIYKIQKDFPKQ; via the coding sequence ATGGAAATAAAACCAGATACACGTAAGTTAATTGAATTAGCGCATTATCGCATGCCCTTCGGAAAGTATAAAGGACGCTATTTGGTGGCGCTTCCAGAACCCTATTTAATATGGTTTCAACAAAAAGGATTCCCAGAAGGGAAGTTGGGAGACTTGCTAAAAGCTATGACGGAGATAAAAATAAATGGCCTAGAAGGGCTTATCTATAAAATTCAGAAAGATTTTCCTAAACAATAA
- the mnmA gene encoding tRNA 2-thiouridine(34) synthase MnmA, whose product MKKVVVGLSGGVDSSVAAYLLKEQGYEVIGLFMKNWHDDTVTISDECPWLEDSNDAMIVAEKLGIPFQTVDLSTEYKERIVDYMFDEYAKGRTPNPDVLCNREIKFDVFMKIALQLGADYVATGHYCRKGIIENSDGTETYQLLAGEDPNKDQSYFLCQLSQEQLAKTLFPIGELLKPEVRRIAAENELITADKKDSQGLCFIGKVRLPDFLQQKLKQKKGVIVEVPSTVIQFEEAPTEFLNKNEELAYFAKKPIYHLTDGKVVGNHQGAHYFTKGQRKGLDVGGTKEPLFVIETDVDENVIYTGQGKNHPGLFRRTLFVSDEELHWVRPDLAIHIDESLEVMARIRYRQELQKATLYKMEGGIYVDFQDKQSAITEGQFVAWYLKDELIGSGVIS is encoded by the coding sequence ATGAAAAAAGTTGTTGTAGGCCTTTCTGGTGGTGTTGATTCTAGTGTTGCTGCTTATTTATTAAAAGAGCAGGGTTATGAAGTGATTGGTCTTTTTATGAAAAACTGGCACGATGATACTGTTACGATATCCGATGAATGTCCATGGTTAGAAGATAGTAATGATGCTATGATTGTAGCAGAAAAATTAGGGATTCCTTTTCAGACCGTAGATTTGAGTACAGAATATAAAGAGCGTATTGTTGATTATATGTTTGATGAATATGCTAAAGGGCGTACGCCAAATCCAGATGTACTTTGTAATCGGGAAATAAAGTTTGATGTTTTTATGAAGATTGCACTGCAATTGGGAGCAGATTATGTGGCTACAGGACATTATTGCAGAAAGGGAATCATCGAAAATAGTGACGGCACAGAAACGTATCAGCTTTTAGCGGGAGAAGATCCTAATAAAGATCAATCGTATTTTTTATGTCAGTTATCACAAGAGCAATTGGCAAAGACCCTTTTTCCTATTGGGGAGTTGTTAAAACCTGAGGTGCGTAGAATAGCTGCAGAGAATGAATTGATTACTGCCGATAAAAAGGATTCGCAAGGGCTTTGTTTTATAGGTAAAGTACGTTTGCCAGATTTTTTACAACAAAAATTAAAACAAAAAAAAGGGGTGATTGTAGAAGTTCCTTCAACCGTAATACAATTTGAAGAAGCGCCTACTGAGTTTTTAAATAAAAATGAGGAATTAGCCTATTTTGCTAAGAAACCAATCTATCATTTAACAGATGGTAAAGTTGTAGGAAATCATCAAGGGGCACATTATTTTACCAAAGGACAGCGTAAAGGTTTAGATGTAGGGGGAACCAAAGAACCTTTATTTGTGATAGAAACCGATGTTGACGAGAATGTAATATATACGGGTCAAGGTAAAAATCATCCTGGCTTGTTTCGAAGAACTTTATTTGTTTCTGATGAAGAGTTGCATTGGGTACGACCAGATTTGGCAATCCATATAGATGAATCTTTAGAAGTAATGGCACGGATTAGGTACCGTCAAGAATTACAGAAAGCAACCTTATATAAAATGGAAGGTGGTATTTATGTAGATTTTCAAGACAAGCAATCAGCAATTACAGAAGGTCAATTTGTAGCTTGGTATTTAAAGGATGAACTTATAGGTTCAGGTGTTATTTCATAA
- the mazG gene encoding nucleoside triphosphate pyrophosphohydrolase, with product MNSRKKQLEAFDRLLTIMDELRAQCPWDKKQTMETLRHLTIEETYELGDAILDNDLQEVKKELGDVLLHIVFYAKIGSETNDFDIADVANEICDKLIHRHPHIYGDVKVENEEEVKQNWEKLKLKEGRKSVLEGVPKGLPALVKASRIQDKVAAVGFDWEKPEQVWEKVQEELQELHEEVEKKDEDAMEAEFGDVFFSMVNYARFLKINPENALERTNKKFIGRFQYLESKAKTLGKELKDMTLAEMDIFWEEAKKH from the coding sequence ATGAATTCTCGAAAAAAACAATTAGAGGCTTTTGATAGACTACTAACAATAATGGATGAATTAAGGGCGCAATGTCCATGGGATAAAAAACAAACCATGGAAACCTTAAGGCATTTAACGATAGAAGAAACCTATGAATTAGGTGACGCTATCCTTGATAATGATTTACAAGAAGTAAAAAAGGAATTAGGAGATGTTTTGTTGCACATTGTATTTTACGCCAAAATAGGAAGTGAAACCAATGACTTTGATATTGCCGATGTAGCCAATGAAATTTGTGATAAACTCATTCATAGGCATCCACATATCTATGGAGATGTTAAGGTTGAAAATGAAGAAGAGGTAAAGCAAAACTGGGAGAAGTTAAAGCTTAAGGAAGGTAGAAAAAGTGTTTTAGAAGGCGTTCCAAAAGGTTTGCCTGCTTTGGTGAAAGCGAGTAGAATACAAGATAAAGTTGCTGCAGTTGGTTTTGACTGGGAAAAACCAGAACAAGTTTGGGAGAAAGTGCAAGAAGAATTGCAAGAGTTACACGAAGAAGTTGAAAAGAAAGACGAGGATGCTATGGAAGCGGAGTTTGGGGATGTTTTTTTCTCGATGGTAAATTATGCCCGTTTTTTAAAAATAAATCCTGAAAATGCTTTAGAACGTACCAATAAGAAATTTATAGGTAGGTTTCAATACCTTGAAAGTAAAGCTAAAACATTAGGAAAAGAATTAAAAGATATGACCTTGGCAGAAATGGATATTTTCTGGGAAGAGGCTAAAAAACATTAA
- a CDS encoding nitronate monooxygenase family protein: protein MQNRITGLFNITYPIIQGGMIWASGWRLASAVSNAGGLGIIGAGSMYPEVLREHILKCQKATDKPFAVNIPMLYPDLDKLMNIIIELGVKIVFTSAGNPKTWTPFLKEKGIVVVHVVSSVKFALKAQEAGVDAIVAEGFEAGGHNGRDETTTLTLIPSVKEKISIPIIAAGGIATGSAMLAVMILGADGVQVGSRFVASTEASSHQAFKEKVVAIGEGETHLTLKELAPVRLIKNAFYEEVQRKYAEGATKVDLVALLGRARAKRGMFEGDMEAGELEIGQVSSLIHDIKPAKNIVEDMVREFEAAKERVRTI from the coding sequence ATGCAAAATAGAATTACAGGATTATTTAATATAACATATCCCATTATTCAAGGGGGTATGATTTGGGCCAGTGGATGGCGATTAGCTTCTGCTGTTTCTAACGCTGGAGGGTTGGGTATTATTGGTGCCGGATCTATGTATCCTGAAGTGTTGCGGGAACATATTCTTAAATGTCAGAAAGCAACAGACAAACCTTTTGCCGTTAATATTCCTATGCTATATCCAGATTTGGATAAGCTCATGAATATTATTATTGAGTTGGGAGTAAAAATTGTATTTACTTCTGCTGGGAACCCTAAAACTTGGACGCCTTTTTTAAAAGAGAAGGGTATTGTTGTAGTCCATGTGGTGAGTAGCGTAAAATTTGCACTGAAAGCTCAGGAAGCTGGAGTAGATGCTATTGTAGCCGAAGGCTTTGAAGCGGGTGGTCATAATGGAAGAGATGAAACAACTACCTTAACTCTTATTCCTTCTGTAAAAGAAAAAATTTCAATCCCAATAATTGCCGCAGGTGGTATAGCTACCGGTAGTGCTATGCTTGCCGTTATGATTTTGGGAGCAGATGGAGTGCAAGTGGGAAGTCGTTTTGTAGCAAGTACGGAAGCGTCATCACATCAAGCTTTTAAAGAGAAAGTGGTAGCGATAGGGGAAGGAGAAACACATTTGACTTTAAAGGAACTAGCGCCAGTACGTTTGATAAAAAATGCGTTTTACGAAGAGGTGCAACGTAAATATGCAGAGGGCGCTACCAAAGTTGATTTAGTTGCTCTTTTAGGAAGAGCGCGTGCCAAACGCGGGATGTTTGAAGGAGACATGGAAGCGGGTGAATTAGAAATTGGTCAAGTATCGTCGCTGATTCATGATATAAAACCAGCGAAAAATATTGTAGAAGATATGGTTCGAGAATTTGAAGCAGCAAAAGAAAGAGTAAGGACCATTTAA
- a CDS encoding CTP synthase — protein MSQTKYIFVTGGVTSSLGKGIIAASLAKLLQARGYRTTIQKLDPYINVDPGTLNPYEHGECYVTDDGAETDLDLGHYERFLNTTTSQANNVTTGRIYQSVIEKERRGEFLGKTVQVVPHITNEIKERIQILGKSGDYDIVITEIGGTVGDIESLPYIEAVRQLLWELGDNNGIVIHLTLVPYLSAAGELKTKPTQHSVKTLMESGIKADILVCRTEHEISDEIKHKLALFCNVKREAVIQSIDASTIYDVPILMQQEGLDTVTLQRLGLPDTTRPNLDQWNQFLNKHKNPKHEVTIGLVGKYVELQDSYKSILESFIHAGAVNEVKVNVRSIHSEHINDKNFESKLKGLNGILVAPGFGERGIEGKIRAVQYARENNIPFLGICLGMQMAVIEFSRNVLGYKDATSTEMQESTEHPVINLMEAQKNITNKGGTMRLGSWDCTLKKGSLASEIYHGAAEISERHRHRYEFNNDYKEEIEKAGMIASGVNKDTGLVEIVEIPKHPWFIGVQYHPEYKSTVLNPHPLFVGFVKAALDHKI, from the coding sequence ATGTCACAGACAAAATATATTTTCGTAACCGGTGGGGTTACTTCTTCACTCGGTAAAGGTATTATCGCTGCTTCTCTAGCCAAGTTATTACAGGCCAGAGGATATAGAACTACCATTCAAAAATTAGATCCATATATAAATGTTGATCCAGGTACATTAAATCCTTATGAACATGGGGAATGTTATGTAACAGATGATGGTGCTGAGACCGATTTAGATCTTGGACATTACGAACGTTTCTTAAATACAACAACTTCTCAAGCAAATAATGTAACTACGGGTAGAATTTACCAAAGTGTTATTGAAAAAGAGCGTAGAGGGGAGTTTTTAGGTAAAACAGTTCAGGTTGTGCCGCATATAACCAACGAAATCAAAGAAAGAATCCAAATTTTAGGGAAAAGTGGAGATTATGATATTGTTATTACAGAAATAGGCGGTACCGTAGGCGATATTGAGTCCTTACCATACATAGAAGCTGTGCGTCAGTTACTTTGGGAATTGGGTGATAATAATGGAATTGTAATACATTTAACCTTAGTTCCTTATTTATCTGCTGCCGGTGAATTAAAAACAAAACCGACACAACACTCTGTGAAGACTTTAATGGAAAGCGGAATTAAGGCTGATATTCTTGTCTGTAGAACAGAACACGAAATTTCGGATGAAATAAAACATAAACTAGCCTTGTTTTGCAATGTAAAAAGAGAAGCTGTTATTCAGTCTATTGATGCTTCTACAATTTACGATGTGCCTATCTTAATGCAACAAGAGGGATTAGATACGGTAACTTTGCAACGTTTGGGATTGCCAGATACTACTAGACCCAATCTTGATCAATGGAATCAGTTTTTGAATAAACATAAAAACCCTAAGCATGAGGTTACTATTGGTTTAGTAGGTAAATATGTAGAATTACAAGATTCTTATAAATCTATTTTAGAATCATTTATTCATGCTGGTGCGGTTAATGAAGTTAAAGTTAACGTACGTTCTATCCATTCAGAACATATCAATGATAAAAACTTTGAGTCTAAATTAAAAGGCTTGAATGGTATTTTAGTTGCTCCCGGTTTTGGAGAAAGAGGTATAGAAGGTAAAATTAGAGCCGTACAATATGCAAGAGAAAACAATATTCCTTTTTTAGGTATTTGTTTGGGTATGCAAATGGCGGTTATAGAATTTTCTAGAAATGTGCTAGGATATAAAGATGCAACCTCTACAGAAATGCAAGAGAGCACAGAGCATCCTGTGATCAATTTAATGGAAGCTCAGAAGAATATTACAAATAAAGGTGGAACTATGCGTTTAGGGAGCTGGGACTGTACCTTGAAAAAAGGAAGTCTTGCAAGTGAAATTTACCATGGTGCCGCAGAAATTTCAGAACGTCACCGTCATCGTTACGAGTTTAATAACGATTACAAAGAAGAAATTGAAAAGGCAGGAATGATTGCTTCAGGAGTAAATAAAGATACGGGTCTTGTGGAGATTGTAGAAATTCCTAAACACCCTTGGTTTATAGGTGTTCAGTATCATCCTGAATATAAGAGTACAGTATTAAATCCACATCCTTTATTTGTGGGTTTTGTAAAAGCAGCATTAGACCATAAAATTTAA
- a CDS encoding OsmC family protein produces the protein MTAKVTYLGELRNSCEHLASGDTFTTDAPIDNNGLSQAFSPTDTVATGLASCMITMMGIKANGLGVALKGATAGVTKHMATEPRRISKIEVVLNLPNAISDKNRKILEHTANTCPVHFSLHPDIEKVITFHWDL, from the coding sequence ATGACAGCAAAAGTTACCTACTTAGGGGAATTGAGAAATAGTTGTGAGCATTTGGCTTCAGGTGATACCTTTACTACCGATGCTCCTATAGACAATAATGGGTTAAGTCAGGCTTTTTCTCCTACAGATACTGTAGCAACGGGCTTGGCAAGTTGTATGATTACTATGATGGGAATTAAGGCTAACGGTTTGGGGGTAGCGCTAAAGGGAGCTACAGCAGGCGTAACTAAACACATGGCTACAGAACCTAGAAGGATTTCTAAAATAGAAGTTGTGCTAAATTTGCCTAATGCTATTTCTGACAAAAACAGAAAAATCTTAGAACATACTGCAAATACATGCCCTGTGCATTTTAGTTTACATCCAGATATTGAAAAAGTAATTACGTTCCATTGGGATTTATAA
- a CDS encoding DUF922 domain-containing protein — protein MGFIKKIPFFLFLFILPLSAQDEEIILWDAGAKLSWADFKGEPTNTRAAAVTASGLTYSFSTLRKNDDVVEVNFTVLSHFYPNESWYRSEVCDAIILKHEQLHFDITELYARKFLDRLNKTTFTTNAKSEVKVVYNQINKELNEYQNLYDSETNFSRNREQQQLWEIKLDTLLKD, from the coding sequence TTGGGATTTATAAAAAAAATACCATTTTTTCTTTTCTTATTTATCTTGCCGTTATCGGCTCAAGATGAAGAGATTATACTATGGGATGCAGGTGCAAAATTGAGTTGGGCAGATTTTAAAGGAGAACCTACAAATACCAGAGCAGCTGCTGTAACCGCAAGTGGTTTAACCTATAGCTTTTCAACACTTCGGAAAAATGATGACGTTGTTGAGGTGAATTTTACAGTGTTATCACATTTTTATCCCAATGAATCGTGGTACCGTTCAGAAGTATGTGATGCAATTATTTTAAAACATGAACAGCTACATTTTGATATCACGGAACTGTATGCTAGGAAGTTTTTAGACCGATTAAATAAAACTACATTCACCACAAATGCAAAGTCAGAAGTGAAGGTAGTTTATAATCAAATTAATAAAGAGCTTAATGAATATCAGAACCTATACGATTCTGAAACTAATTTTTCTCGCAACCGAGAGCAACAACAGCTATGGGAAATTAAGCTTGATACTCTATTGAAGGACTAA
- a CDS encoding hydroxypyruvate isomerase family protein, protein MERRKFIGTAAIGSLGIVSCKAATASIDDSQNKDFVLKNNINHSVCRWCFNKIPFEDFLKTLNELGIKSIDLTGPEEWPLMKKYNIHAAMCWGAGKGIMEGWNDPKLHVELIADYKKIIPKVAEAGYTNLICFSGNRNGMEDKVGLKNCADGLKKIMPLAEKHGVVLQMELLNSKIDHKDYMCDTSTWGIELCKEIGSENFKLLYDIYHMQIMEGDVIRNIEDNHQYFGHYHTAGVPGRYEIDETQELYYPAIMRAILSTGYTGHVAQEFIPKKDDKIDSLKQGFLICDV, encoded by the coding sequence ATGGAAAGACGTAAATTTATTGGAACTGCTGCTATAGGATCATTAGGCATTGTTTCTTGTAAAGCCGCAACTGCTTCTATAGATGATTCCCAAAACAAAGATTTTGTGTTAAAAAACAATATCAATCACAGTGTTTGCCGCTGGTGTTTCAATAAAATTCCATTTGAAGACTTCTTAAAAACATTAAATGAGCTCGGCATTAAGTCGATTGATTTGACTGGGCCAGAAGAATGGCCATTAATGAAGAAATACAATATTCATGCAGCTATGTGTTGGGGCGCTGGAAAAGGGATTATGGAAGGCTGGAACGATCCAAAATTACATGTAGAGTTAATTGCAGATTACAAAAAAATAATTCCTAAAGTAGCAGAGGCTGGCTACACCAATCTAATTTGTTTTAGTGGAAATAGAAATGGTATGGAAGATAAGGTTGGTCTTAAAAACTGTGCAGATGGTCTAAAAAAAATTATGCCTTTAGCCGAAAAACATGGTGTTGTACTCCAAATGGAACTCCTTAATTCAAAAATTGACCATAAGGATTACATGTGTGATACCTCCACTTGGGGGATTGAATTATGTAAAGAGATTGGTTCTGAAAATTTTAAGTTGCTTTATGATATTTATCACATGCAAATTATGGAAGGTGATGTTATTCGGAATATTGAAGATAATCATCAATACTTCGGACATTACCACACTGCTGGAGTCCCAGGAAGATATGAAATTGACGAAACACAGGAATTATATTACCCTGCAATTATGCGTGCCATTTTATCGACAGGTTATACGGGGCATGTAGCTCAAGAATTTATTCCAAAAAAAGATGATAAAATTGATTCTCTAAAGCAAGGGTTTCTAATATGTGATGTCTAG
- a CDS encoding fasciclin domain-containing protein — translation MKNLLRLKSVLLSFMLLSFALSCDNDDDDNNNEQKTETTIVETAQTTDALSSLVAALIQADENTNANLVTTLNSDGPFTVFAPTNDAFTTFFASLDGYDSLDDFDTADEKALLAKILSYHVVSGSARSTALSDGQTIETIQQEEVTIRISNGSVFIQDATDVDAEVISADVEASNGIVHVINKVLVPQEVLDLLTEMAEEQTTLVEIVVATDALSILKDAVVKTELVDTLNSAGPFTVFAPTNDAFVALLNALGDDYTSLDDFDTEAEIALLKNILLYHVLPAKVLAADLAAGSVGTAYADNSIEIIASDGSFVIGDASSVNATITGTDIMASNGVAHTIDKVLLPQAAIDFVEGLTNGTLVDIVVATEPLSILEAAVLKTDLVATLNSAGPFTVFAPTNDAFVALLDTLGDDYNSLDDFDTTGEIDVLRNILLYHVIPSKVMASALAAGNIETAYADNSVEIIVSGDTFVIGDDTDTNTSITSTDIFATNGVAHTIDKVLLPQAALTALGL, via the coding sequence ATGAAAAATTTATTGCGATTAAAAAGTGTTCTATTAAGTTTTATGCTACTCTCATTCGCACTATCGTGTGATAATGATGATGATGACAATAACAATGAACAAAAGACCGAAACAACGATTGTAGAAACAGCACAAACTACGGATGCGTTGAGTAGTTTAGTTGCTGCATTAATTCAAGCGGATGAAAACACAAACGCAAATTTGGTTACTACCTTAAATTCAGATGGTCCTTTTACGGTATTTGCACCAACAAACGATGCTTTCACTACTTTCTTCGCTTCTTTAGATGGCTATGATTCCTTGGATGATTTTGATACTGCTGATGAAAAAGCATTATTAGCAAAAATCCTAAGCTACCATGTTGTCAGCGGATCGGCTAGATCAACGGCGTTAAGTGATGGCCAAACCATAGAAACGATACAACAAGAGGAGGTAACGATTCGAATTTCTAATGGGAGCGTCTTCATACAAGACGCTACTGATGTAGATGCTGAAGTTATTAGTGCCGATGTAGAAGCCAGCAATGGCATTGTACATGTTATCAATAAAGTTTTGGTCCCACAAGAAGTATTAGATTTATTAACGGAAATGGCAGAAGAGCAAACGACCCTAGTGGAGATTGTTGTAGCTACAGATGCGCTATCTATTTTAAAAGATGCGGTTGTAAAAACTGAATTGGTAGATACACTAAACAGTGCTGGTCCATTTACCGTTTTTGCACCTACCAACGATGCATTCGTCGCATTGCTAAATGCACTCGGAGATGATTATACCAGTTTAGATGATTTTGATACCGAAGCTGAAATCGCATTATTGAAAAACATACTATTATACCATGTATTACCCGCTAAAGTGCTAGCAGCAGATTTAGCTGCAGGGTCTGTGGGTACAGCTTATGCTGATAACTCTATTGAAATTATCGCCTCAGACGGATCTTTTGTTATTGGTGACGCGTCTTCAGTAAATGCTACTATTACAGGTACAGATATTATGGCATCAAATGGTGTAGCACATACCATTGATAAAGTATTATTACCACAGGCAGCCATTGATTTTGTTGAGGGATTAACGAATGGAACATTAGTAGACATTGTAGTAGCTACCGAACCCTTGTCTATTTTAGAAGCTGCAGTACTAAAAACGGATTTAGTAGCTACACTTAATAGCGCTGGACCATTCACCGTATTTGCTCCTACAAATGATGCCTTTGTTGCTCTTTTAGATACACTCGGAGATGATTATAACAGCTTAGATGATTTTGATACAACAGGTGAAATAGATGTACTAAGAAATATTTTATTATACCATGTAATTCCTTCAAAGGTAATGGCAAGTGCTTTAGCTGCGGGAAATATTGAAACAGCATATGCTGATAATTCTGTAGAAATAATAGTCTCAGGAGACACCTTCGTTATTGGCGACGATACAGATACTAATACGAGTATTACAAGTACGGATATTTTTGCAACAAATGGTGTTGCCCATACTATTGACAAAGTATTATTGCCACAAGCTGCATTGACAGCATTAGGGCTTTAA